The following proteins come from a genomic window of Halomicroarcula saliterrae:
- a CDS encoding ferritin-like domain-containing protein, giving the protein MSIETREGLQEHLQWAVQVELSTIPPYLYAMYSIDDRDSEPYRLIRSVVVEEMLHAALAANLLVAVGGDPRFYDEAVLPSYPMDLPHHEPAIELTLERCSPEFIERVCLPIEHPRTVDSVPEDDDYETISQFYLAVEEALERLDDRESLFESPRVDRQLMKPGYYAPIEFDETDSGGLHPIRDLESARSAVETVIHQGEGVRDEHWADPNHHEMTHYYKFMKIADGTYRLGAVRPVLTNPTTGEFAPELRPVSELFNAAYSYMYVLMDEIYATDERARTDALVRDLYTVMSGVLSPLARHLTATPATATAQRHAGPTFEFHRFGDGVTPRARLRALTTTVVEAEGELAQLNGVVESLQTTPGTSDS; this is encoded by the coding sequence ATGTCTATCGAGACGAGAGAGGGCCTGCAGGAACACCTCCAGTGGGCCGTGCAGGTCGAACTCTCGACGATTCCCCCGTATCTGTACGCGATGTACTCCATCGACGACCGGGACTCCGAGCCGTACCGGCTCATCCGGAGCGTCGTCGTCGAGGAGATGCTGCACGCGGCACTCGCCGCCAACCTCTTGGTCGCGGTCGGCGGGGACCCCCGGTTCTACGACGAGGCCGTGTTGCCGTCGTATCCGATGGACCTTCCGCACCACGAACCGGCGATAGAGCTCACCCTCGAACGCTGTAGCCCGGAGTTCATCGAACGGGTCTGTCTCCCGATCGAGCACCCCCGGACGGTCGACAGCGTCCCGGAAGACGACGACTACGAGACCATCAGTCAGTTCTATCTCGCCGTCGAGGAAGCGCTGGAACGGCTCGACGACCGGGAGTCGCTGTTCGAGAGCCCGCGGGTGGACCGACAGCTGATGAAGCCGGGCTACTACGCGCCCATCGAGTTCGACGAGACAGACAGCGGGGGGTTACATCCGATACGGGACCTCGAGAGCGCCCGCAGCGCGGTCGAGACAGTCATCCACCAGGGCGAGGGGGTGCGCGACGAGCACTGGGCGGACCCGAATCACCACGAGATGACACACTACTACAAGTTCATGAAGATCGCTGACGGTACCTACCGCCTCGGAGCGGTCCGGCCGGTACTGACGAATCCCACGACCGGCGAGTTTGCCCCGGAGTTGCGGCCCGTTTCGGAGCTGTTCAACGCGGCGTACAGCTACATGTACGTGCTCATGGACGAGATATACGCGACGGACGAGCGGGCGCGGACGGACGCGCTGGTCCGCGACCTCTATACGGTCATGTCGGGCGTCCTCTCGCCGCTGGCTCGACACCTCACGGCGACACCGGCCACTGCGACGGCCCAGCGCCACGCCGGGCCGACCTTCGAGTTCCACCGCTTCGGCGACGGGGTGACGCCCAGAGCGCGGCTCCGAGCGTTGACGACGACAGTCGTCGAGGCGGAGGGGGAACTGGCCCAGCTCAACGGCGTGGTAGAGAGCTTGCAGACGACGCCCGGCACGTCGGATAGCTGA
- a CDS encoding CDGSH iron-sulfur domain-containing protein produces the protein MDEDIHEYEGEDITVTWDGERCIHARECVEGLPGVFDPDERPWIAPDSADADAVAQVITQCPTGALQFERQDDGWEEETPEENTIEVTTDGPLYARGDIDVVDEDGRILLSDTRVGFCRCGASSNKPLCDNTHLDIEFEAPGSVSADSDADGPPEGALSVTPTANGPLHVEGAFEIEGDDGTTERSEDAWLCRCGASDDKPFCDGSHAKIGFTTDED, from the coding sequence ATGGACGAGGATATCCACGAGTACGAGGGCGAGGACATCACCGTGACCTGGGACGGGGAGCGGTGCATTCACGCGCGGGAGTGTGTCGAGGGGCTCCCGGGCGTCTTCGACCCGGACGAGCGGCCCTGGATAGCTCCCGACAGCGCCGACGCGGACGCGGTGGCCCAGGTCATCACGCAGTGTCCAACGGGGGCGTTGCAGTTCGAGCGGCAGGACGACGGTTGGGAGGAGGAGACGCCCGAAGAGAACACCATCGAGGTGACGACAGATGGGCCGCTCTACGCGCGGGGCGACATCGACGTCGTGGACGAAGACGGCCGGATCCTGCTCTCGGACACCCGCGTCGGGTTCTGTCGCTGTGGCGCGTCGAGCAACAAGCCGCTCTGTGACAACACGCATCTGGACATCGAGTTCGAGGCGCCGGGGTCGGTCAGTGCGGACAGCGATGCCGACGGTCCGCCCGAGGGAGCGCTCTCCGTGACACCGACCGCGAACGGCCCGCTCCACGTGGAAGGTGCGTTCGAAATCGAGGGCGACGACGGGACGACCGAGCGGAGCGAGGACGCCTGGCTGTGTCGGTGTGGCGCCTCCGACGACAAGCCGTTCTGTGACGGCAGCCACGCGAAAATCGGCTTCACGACCGACGAAGACTGA